Part of the Arachis hypogaea cultivar Tifrunner chromosome 6, arahy.Tifrunner.gnm2.J5K5, whole genome shotgun sequence genome, tttacttccttttatttttttcatttaactCTCGTCcgttcttttattaatttttctttttatttttatttttttgtatttttattttattttttattcctttttttttttactttttatattttattagttttattctatttttgtctttaatttttttaaaaaaaaagttgcatcttatatatttttttttcttaatttctgaaaataaGTTTGATATCCCCTTAGTTGTTTTATTCTTCCTAGCTATTTTACttatttagtttaaattttatactcctttttgcttattagttattttattttcttaattatttagtttatttttttattttatatttttttgttttcattttcttttatattttattttattttcctttatgttgtttcttCTTTACttgcctgtttaccacatggtgcgtttaattctgtttggtaTTTTTTGCTAAGAAAATATAATGGAAAGAGAttacatgggttactactcacacccaaggagtgattcatattattgtggatggagcAAGTACCCAAATTTTGGtaggcaaagtcaaaaccaaagaaacttcagtacTCTATGTTCGAACTATCAAGAACTACCAtatccatattcataccaagaaccaccacctctttatccatatcaagaaccatcatctttctacccatatcaagagccaccatctccctattcataccaagaaccatcctctttttactcttatcaagaatcatcatctctttcttattcatatcaagagccaccatctccttattcatatcaagaaccatcagctcttgagcttctcatgaaagaattcatacatgatataaggacgagtgtcaaaaatgtaaagaaatatgtgcagttgattatcaatccccaggaagaggaacaagcaaattccttcccaagagatataatgcaagatcctatggaagaaagtgagaaaatcaatcaaaggagttcatactccagtgaattagagaactttccacgctcacacatggaagaagaggaagatacaaaaacaaaggaggaagatgcaccaacaaaaaaggaagatgcacaaacaaaggaggttgtaagggatTAAAATaattatgggaatctacactccaatgaagcagagagtggcatagagggtgagtttattgaaccaccaattcaagaagttattgatgaagggtacactctaaccatcccacaacacccaaattttgaaatcaaagaagtgagggcaaccaaggaaagcactgaaaaagtgattgtgaccaagaaacagaagaaaatatccatgaaaaagaaaaggtcagcaaaaaaataatccaacctctaccccaacaagcaaggtgaatcaatcaaatcacaataaaagaaagcttgttaggaggaatttatatcagggggcactaattttcacctctccccccttggagacatttcttttaaccaattggaagaagaggaagaaacttcaacaatcaagtgtcaagttagtgacactaaagaagcacttgtttggaggcaacccaactactagtatccttggttttgcagttactttagttttattttatagttattttgattttagcattatagttattttagttttggttttaaattactttatctcaattttttttagaaattttcatGTTTACATGTGTTTTGGTCATGCAGAGTGGTTAGAATAAGAACAGGAGcaattaaaaatgaatttttgacaccctggagtttttctttgcttagggacaagtaaacttttaagtttggtattgtagaGTGAGCTCTCTGTTTAGCTTATCATCAGTGGCACCAtgggagatgaatgttcttcatggaaGAGCACAACCGGAGGAATGTGATTGCcaccagcataactgaggtggttgagttcctttcattctattttcccttccgttcttattttgttgtcttctattttctgttgctttgattgcctgcatgatctttagtgctttcagttcttagatttagttgcattttgttatttgcttttagctaaaaaaaatttgtctcatgtaccactcactgagcttgaatctaaaaagaaaagaaaaaaagtgatgtattgcatgagaaattgagtttatatttaagagtagtcttatttacttaaatgtggtggtattatctgtgattttgaatgcatgacatgaatagtgtatatttgaatttgaatcaaggaatgttgatgtataaggaacaagatgaaagagaactattatgacttctctgaaattagTGAAAGCTTGatccttgaagaaaaagaaacaacaaaagaaaaataaaagcaaggtccaaggctctgagcatcaatgactaaggagatcagacatgattaaaaactcaaagagttgtttccttagtcatatgcttgtggtgttcttgtgtcaagtaatccttaagACAGAATATTTAGAGTTGAGACCAGATACATTTAGCAGAGTATACCAAAGGTTTTGAGCACCATTATCTGGGAGtagatgaaagaaaaaaaatattcagaacttaaagagagtttcccaattaagtgcttgtggtgttctcgTGTCAACTAACCATTGAGAcagaacatttaaagtcacggctaggctcaaggtgcaaagcaccagtgTCATGAGAATTAAAGGATATCTGATGTGTTTAAGGATTAAACTAAAGTTTAaggatcagagaattcataatataatccggattctaattccaaatgacagtgacactcctctgattcaaaggagagtgagatgccaaaactgttcaaaattaTAGGAGATAAGACCCACTTTAAGAATAGACATGAGCATAACtgaactctcacttctcatgcaaattcacatcttaatcatgtaTAAATTTTGgttgtttgaggacaagcaacaattcaagttcggtgttgtgatgcgtgagcatcttctctatcttttcctagtgaatttgcacttgaattgttaagtttaatcaagatttaagtaTTTTTGAGAAACTATGAATTCTACTTTTAGTTGTGCGCaatttggtttatttcaggtagcattcggatggatttgatggagttttgtagcagaaaaggaaggAAGCGAATGATACTGTCAAccccgacctccttgcactcaaacaagaataacttgagctacagagatccaattgacgtgattctagtgacattggaaagctaacttttatagctttccaacgatatataatagtatatccTTTTTATCCATTTTGTATGGCcttctccacgctgaacttgagctttctcaagttcagcgtggactcaaGAAAAGCACAAAGGAAACACACTGTctcatccacgctgaacttgagaatttccaagttcagcgtggacatTAATACACAAGTGGTCCCCAATACGTCCAGAGGCTGCACAAGAAGcatttaataaattttgattaaactttatttcttttataaataggaaaagatattatttaattttgagaaaatatattttacattaattaggattagatataaaagggaaaagaatcagcccttagggttcttctcttcttctcttctacctcattccgcactttacagttttacagaatcctagttttctctctaaaccatgagcaactaaacctccactgttaaggttaggagctctgtctattgtatggattgatactattatttttttgttttaattcatgtactgatttataattcaagaattgttttcgttctttatcttatgaatttgggtggaacggaagtacgacccttgttctaattgcgttcttatataacttggaaaagctctgtacttgaacaacagcttgaaaacatattctcctaaacttctaattatctgaacttaacgggatacgtgacatataatcctcttatatttgggtaattagggtttttgtggcatataaactagaattgaacttcaccctttaattgaaattaattgaccaaggaattggcggttgatgagagctagaggagactaaaaaggcctaaggaattagggtttagtcacatatagtttgccatgaattgaatcttgcatgattaaaatagttagtaagaaaagtcaatccggaaaatagataactctcaagccttaactgttttctccatatattattcacaacttatttactgcttgctttctgataatctaaatttactgtttaatacaattgaactctcaaacaccattttctatttgtctaagtAAGCAAATCACTTGACCATTGttacttaatccatcaatcctcgtgggatcgaccctcactcacctgaggtattacttggtatggctcggtgcacttgccggttaatttGTGGattataaattctgcaccagtGACCTCCACTGATCCTCGCCGCCGCCGCTGCTGCTCCTCTCCCCTCTTTCTTCCTcgtccttctttctttcttcttctctctctctttcccctttCCCCTTTTTCTGTGCCTTCGCCACAACCAGCCCGTCGTCGCCGTGCCGCCGGCGAACCCATCACattcctcttctctctccttTTCGCACTTCATCTCTGCCCTACTTCTGTTTGGCCACTCCCAGTTCTTCGTGGCTTTGACAAGTGAAACAGGGCCCAACCTCTATTTTTAATTCTCTAGCCACTCACAACCGCCTCTGGGCCGGCCACCTTTTCTGCTTCGGCTAACACATTCTTCAGCCACCTCCAGCCCCTTCCCGTCTGCCCAGACCACCGGCGCTCCACCACTGCCTCCCCTGTTTcctcttttctgttttctattttcataaTTCAGGTTACCATTTTGCTTTCAATTTCTGTTTTTGGTTAGTGTTAGTTCCTTGATTTGATTTTGGATTTGTTTAGCTGAATTTTGATTTTCTGTTAGTTGATTTTAGGTGGGTATTGAATTGCTAAAAGTTGCtgttgaattgttgttgttgactTAGTTTAGATTTGATAGAATTAGCTGAGGTTATTGAATTTATGTAGTTAAACTGTATACATaatctattgttgttgttgttcttctgcgTCTGGTTGTTGTTGTTACTTCTGTTGTTCTTCCACTTCTGATTTAGCTTCAACTTCAGCTTCTGTTTTTGGTGGATTTTCAAGAAGAATGAGGAGGGTATTTTCGTCtgaatgacgattttaaaacaaactggaacctttgggaccattttgtaacgaaaaaaaggttggggacgaaataaatttttggcCTCTACATTtggaaccaaaatcgtacttaaccctaaatagtaaataggaactcaaagcatctatCTCTTCtctattaggaggaactaactttagtccttgttgtagtcccacttaattaatttattaaaatacttaaaattaatgtaattatttttttcaataatattatttaaatttataaattcaaaaataatttactattataagatattaatattaaaaaaaatcatatataacaataatacacaatatataatttgagattatactaatttataaaattacttaatacaaagaaaaacataattaaactctataattgataaaaataagCAACCCatccaaaattattttataaagtgtaaaaattaaattatttttttatataaacaaatttaattaattataatttaatataataatataaataatattcaatatttattatgatataaataattaatataaattattaattaaataaaaatataattatttaattaattaaaattttatacaattatttatttttataatcatttGCCACTTGACAAGTTATTACAAGTCTCCATTCAAAAGAACTCTCTTCTCTCAAAAATCGAGACCCTTCTTCTCTTCCCTCCAATGGTTGATTTCTCTATTTGCCAAAAAAAAGTGTTATTAGAACCGGAGCGTTGGAGTTGCTCTTATGACTCGTCCAAATGATCGTTCACATTATGCAGCAGTTTCAAATTTCATACTCAAGTGTCCAGAAAAGGCACAAGCACTATGGCCCCTTATCCCCAATTTCATAACACAGCTGACCATACACTGAGCCGCTAAGCCGCCGTCGTAAGGGTTGTACCGTTGTACACTCAGGGCATCCACCCAGAATTTTCAATCTACATGCTTTGGTTACGGGAACATCCAGTAAGCCACTCACAATGCTGTGCATAATCACATCATCACGTCAAAAATATTCGACAAAATCTGACCCTTCAACatgttttattgaaaaaattccaTTCTATCCTGAGTCCTGAGTTCTCAGAGATGCTAAAAACTAAAATGATAAGtccatctcctctatttataaaatatacactttcttcatttataacatttaaaaaacttcatctttaatccattttaaatttttgtattaactaacgttaattttatccattttaaaaaaaataaattattttttacaaaaatatcttttaacaaaaattttatttttttgtgattaaattttgtttttcaaaatatcctttaataaattatttttctattgattaaattgtatttatacaaaaatatttttaaaaaaattaagaaaatctaAAAAGAAAGTAATATGGAGAAGGAGAAGTATGGATTTTTCAATGACAATCTTCAGAAATAAGAGTGACTGTTATttgtgtttttgaaaaaaataatttgatcattaaaaaaaataatttttttcttataaaaatataatttaatcaataaaaataattatgttatattaattataaatttattattttatttttaatcacacttgttaaattagaaaaaaaatcaaagaaacatcaaattagaatttatagacAAATTCAAATTGAAATTCTCAGTAACAAGTTACTtctttataaataaatacatcataaataattttttttataaattattattagctTTAAAGATCCAATTTTCATCAAATCTAAGGTCGGAttaggatttaaaaaatatatcctGTATATATTTAGAGTCGGATTTAGGTTAAGACAAACCCAATTTCACCCGGCTCTCCCCTAGTTTGGTTGACTCGATTCTTTGCAACATCCATAGTGATACTCATAAATTGACTTTAACTTAATATggtcttttaaattttgatatttgaccCATAATAAGTTAGAATCATATTGGATTGAATTTATACAGATAAGCAGCAACACTGAAGAAACGAGACTAGGAATACTTGGATGCAAATTAAACAAATGATACAACATTCTatactaataattattataaatattcaaaaaagAATACAATTAAATACGACTTCCAAAAACTACAAATCGAATTTAACAGTTCTCACGACAGGTTTCTTTGAATTACAATGATTCTGAAGGGAATCGGTATCAACTGTGCCCATGGCAGATAGTTTGATGCCAAAGGAAGCGAGTCTATTGATGTCCCTTGGAAGAGGAGATTGCCAAAGGCCATCCCACCAGGCAGGAGGGAGAAGTGGCGTGAAGGCGCATTGATTGGGCTGACGGCGACAACTCAATGGCCCGGCATATCTGTTCCAAACATGGCCCCAACCAATCTGGTTTTTCAAACCATCATTCAACAAATTACTTTGGAAGCTGCTAAAGAATGCAAAATTTGAACCGGTTGAGTTGTttcctaaagaaaaaaaaaaaaaaaaacaattgtcAGATCATTAAGTTGTGGAATGATATTTAGACATTATTCTGCATAgttaataatgaaagaaaaatcaaTAGAAGGGACGGAGGTTGTGTTGTGCAAGCACCTAGATTTTGTGCTGCAGCGAGGGCAGCAATTAACTGAGCATAGGTAGTACCAACTCGCCGGTGCGCTCCGGAAATAGCAGCATATCTAGCGCGAGATGCAAGGAAAAAATCAACAAAAGCAACCCATCTGGGAGCTGGGCCCCAATCCTTCACTCTAAAATCAGCCTTCTGCAATCCTTGAAACATACTTCCCTTGAAGTTTTCATAATCAAAATGAATAACCTGGTCAAGCATATAATCAAAGGCACATGAATTTTGCTGCGTCTATTGATGGCTACCTCATACATCATATTCAGAAAAGTATTAAACTAGATGGAGGAAACAATTACTTAACACATTACATTGACAAGAAATTTCACACTTAAGAACTGAAACTTACCTCAGCAAATTCACTTATATTGGCTATGATACTTTTAACGAGGGTAGGTGTATCTGACACAACCACCACCTTTGGTCTTGATGTTGGGTGTTGACTCTCTATGGCTTTTTTTATACAGCGCAATGCTGCCTGTACAGCTCTTATAGACCTGAAAAATGGAAGAAATTGTATCTATCAATTAAGGCCATATTTCATTGTCGAGGTTGAAATTGCCTATTGCTGAACAGAAGTCAGGAAAACAGTTGAAAGCTCGATGGAAGatgccaaatttcaacaaatGGTACAAATGAAATAATAAGCTAACAAGAAAGCTAAGTTATTTTACATTGTTAAGGGACACAGTAGACGTTTCTCTTGACTTGTTTGCCTTGATTTATATAGAAGTTGAATGGGTACAGATCAGAATGGTGGCCAGACGGGATGAAAACCAGGATCATTCAAAATATAACCATTGCCCCAAAAATATTATTCACATTTTGATGTGTTCCGAGGTGTTAATTGCCAGTTTGAACAGTGGTTGAAAAACCagtttaagattttataaacagAAATCTCTTCAAATTGCCTTGCAATATTTAAGACTCGCATTGCCATAGTTGGATAGGAGGAGAGGGAAACAATCAAAACAGGATGAGGAGGCAGGAATACTGTCCATGGAGGTATGGAGCAGAAACAAGAATCACGATACTCCCAAACCAAGGCACGTTTGCTGCTATTCCTAATTACAGTATGAATTCACTGAGTTGATAAGGAATATCTAAGGCTGGCCTTAATTTCTAATCTGTCAAGGAAAGACTTACAAGCACCTGCTGATATATGCGGTGTATTTGCTTCATTATGCAATGAAATTATCACAGATAAATTAAGTTATTTAGTTCTTTTTGCAAAGCTGCCCCACCTATTGGGATAAAGCTTTGTTGTTATCCCATTCATTCATTCTAATAGAGAGGCGCCTACTACTTGGGTCACATTGTCTCGGCACAAGGGGTCTCGGCTGATCCTAACAAAACCACAGCGATGCTAGAATGGTCGGTGCCTACGGACTAGCGGGCTTTACGGGGATTCTTGGGCCTTACCGGCTATTATAGGCGTTTTGTGCAAGGATACGGGGTGATCGCCAAGCCGTTGATGGAGTTGACAAAGCGAAATGCATTTGAATGGAATGACAAGGCCCAGGAGGCTTTTGAGAGATTGAAGAGGCTGATGCAGACCTACCGACTCTAGCAGTCCCGGATTTCAATCGATACTCTGTGCTGGAAACTGATGCATCGAGTGAGGGGTTGGGTGCGGTGCTGTCCCAGCAAGGCAGACCAATAGCATTTCTAAGCCAAGCAATATCTCCAAGGGCCCGGCAAAAATCTGCATATGAGACGGAGTTGATGGCCATTGTCTTCGCTGTCCAAAAGTGGCAGCATTACTTGTTGGGCCGCCATTTTATTGTTCTCACAGATCAGCCAAGTCTGAAATTCCTCACGGACCAGCGACTCGTGGACCCAGCTTACTTGAAGTGGACCACTAAATTGTTAGGCTTGGATTTTGAGATCCAATACCGGCCAGACCTTGAGAATAAGGCAGCAGATGCGTTGTCACGACAAATGATGGCAAGGGCAATCTCGGTAGTGCATATGAACCTCTAGGAAACGGTGGAAGAAGAGGTGGCTCACGACCAAGAGCTGCAAAAGATCCTGGTCGCCCCTGCAGCAGGGGCTGGATGACTATCTGGGGTATTCCCTACACAAGGGTCGGCTGTTTTATCAAGGGAGAGCAGTGTTGCCCGCAAATTCTTCTCAGATCCCACTTTTGCTGGCTGAGTCCCATGATAGTGGGGCAGGAGGACATTCAGGCTTCTTTCGAACCTATAAGCGGCTGGCAGCAGCGGTTCATTGGCGCAGCATGAGGCTCTGGAGTATTTGGTGCGCTGGCTGGGCCTCTCCCCTTGTGAGGACAGCTGGGAGCGAGTGGCGGGCCACCTTTCCAGAGTTCCACCTTGAGGACAAGGTGGTTGTCCAAGGGGGGAGTATTGATGGAGAGGCGCCTACTACTAACAGGTTTGGGCTGTGTTACAAAAGGAGAGGTAAGTGGCGGTTAAGTAACGGTTTGTTTTAGGAGTTGTAGGCATGTCCAGCTGGCTGATAGGTTGTTAGAGTCTATTACTCACTGAATATAAATAGCTAGGTTATAGTTAGTTTAGGGGAGTGTATTTTCTGTTGTGAATTCTGTTAGAAGTTGGAGGGAATCTCTCTCCCTGAGTTGGTAGTTCCAACTGTGTAGAACCTTCTAGGGAGTGCTAATTGGCCATCCCTGTGTATCAATAAAGCTTAACCATACTGCTATTGCTGGTCCTATCACATTCTATTGTTGAAAAAGCGTATAACttcaaaaaggaaaagaaaagaaaggcttCACCAATCACCAGCCTCATTCATCAAACAAACATGATAATTCCTCTTGAATGAAATTAGCATGTACTCACATTACCTATTCATAAGCATCCGCATATGCAATGAGATGTCAGGGTTTTCCCCACCACCAATAACCCAATCGACAGCCGCTTCGACATCTTTTGAAGGGGATATGAGGACTCTCATGAGCTCCCCAAATACATTCGGCCTAGATCCTAGAACTTGTGGATCACCAAATAAATCAGAAGCAGCAATCCTCATCTGAGTGTGTATATTTTTCAGGAAGAATTGTGCTGCCACAGCATCTGTTGTTCCTTGAAACCTAAAATGTAAGGTTAATACTTAATAGTCATTACATGATGCCTGGGAGAGTAATAAGTAGAAGAGGACCTCATTTTACCATATGATAGGTTGCTTCCATTGCTTCCAATTGCTACAGAGAACATTTGATTCAGTTGGCTTTTCAAAATCATCAGTCCTCATAACCAGTGCCCTTCCATATTTGCTTTCACAATTGTTTTGTCTCCATAAATGCTTTATTTCTTTCATCGTAAAGGTAAAGTTGGAATAAGAAATGTAGTCTCCAAAAGGATATTTACCTCTGAAATGCAAAAAGCAAGTGATAATTAGATAGTGTAAAGATAGAGATATGTCCACTAAGCAAAATCTGAAGAGGATCCTAGGAAGCTAGGCTGCAAAACCAGAGCAGTTTTGCAAATTCAACAATGGCAGGCAACTATttgaacaatgaaaaataaaaacaaacttgATACCCGTCAAGGATTGGGTTTGTTTAACAAAATTACCCACATGGGAGATTCATTAGGTAGTTTTATCGAACTAATCCAATCATTGATGAGTATTGAATTAGTTTATATCTTTCATGGCTAGAATTGTCGGTATTTGAATCTTTCATGGTCAAAAAAGGTAATTTATTCCATCTCAAAGGTCATTACTAATGAATGTAAACTATGGAAAGTGAACATAAGTTGCTATTTGACTGTTCAACAATGCTTTTAGTACAAGGCATATTTAAGCTAACACAGATAGTTAATATTGGAGCCAATGACATAGTGGATGCTCAAAGGGGAAGTTTGGTTATCACCTAAAGTTTAACAGAGAAGAATTATGGTGTTAGTTCCTGTATATAATTTTTCATGCAGAACGGGTCCTTGATTTTCACACCCACATTATTATAGGATACAAGATTAACCAAAAAGGACCTACTAGATGGAACTTGTGTTTTCCCAAAAAGCAAAGCAAAGTTAGTtctttaaaatgaaaaagaaaggcTTGGGAAAGAACCAATATGCCTGGTTTGGCCAATGATCAAGGACCGATTCAACATTATACTCAGTGCTGCAGCAGTTAAAACCTTGTACATTTCGTTCCCAAAACCTGCCTCAGCTGTCTTTCCAAGTACGAAGCCATGCCTACAGAACTGCTCCGGGGGCCAATCCCTGACTCTTGCAGCACCTGAAACATCAAACAATGTCAAGTCCTGATTTCATAACTGTTACCTGCAGAAGCACATATTTCCTATATGTAGGTTCCTATTACTATTTCCACCTtccaaaaaaagaaataaaggaggATCATTGAAAAATGGCTATTATCCATTACCAAGTGCTCCCTTTACAACAGAATTAAAGTCTTCAGTGTGAAATCTAGAATACTTAAGTAAGGGAAGTCTGAAACATAATCACAAGCGCAGAAACTACATAGCACCAAAGTTCCTGAAACAAAGTTAAACAATGACAGGATCTTATTTCATAATTGTTATCTGCAGATGCACATAGTTCATGTCTGTAGGTTCCTATCActatttctcttcccttttttttttcaataaaaggaATAAAAGAGCATCATTAAAAAATAGCATAGATAATAGCTGGCCATTATCCATTAGCAAGTGCTCCCTTTAGGAACATAGTCTTGAGTGCAAAATCTAGTAACATTAAGTAAGAATAATCTGAAATACTAATCAGAAGTCCAGAAACTACACAACATCAAAGTTCTTGTCTTGTAGAGAGCGTCCTCCAAATTTCATTACACCAAACAACAGAAGAAGAAGTATTTAGCAAAGTCCTGCGCTGATGAAACATACAAGCCAAGTAAGAGCTACACAAGTTACGTTCCACTAAAGCCAATTTTATGCAAAACTCAGATATTTAACTCCTTCAGCCAAAACATCATTTTtctttcaagaaaaaataaaagaaagaaagaaaaaaaaaaagaaagaaatgcgAGAaacttagagagagagagagagagagagagagagagagagagagagagagagagaaaggggaacGAGGCTAACCATTCACATAAAAATGATGTTCAACAATTCTCCTCGCTCTGAGGGTTTCAATCCCAACGCTTCTGCTGAAATCCTTCCCCATCTTCTCTACCGTCGCGCACGTTTTCTCTCCCACGCCCTCCTCAGCCGCGTTCCCCACTCCGATGGTCGCATCGGCATCGTCGCCACCATCCTCATCGCCACCGATGCCGTCTAAACTGGAGCTATTGGACTCTTCGAACTCGAAATCCTGCGGGAAATCGACGGTAATCGGAGGATCCATCGGCCTCAACGCCAGCATCAACAGCCCCAAACCCGTCACCACCGCACACAACACCACAAACGGTTGCAACAACATTCGCCTCCTTCTTCCTCCTCCATAtctcatcttctctctctctcaatgtttTTCTGTTGTTCTTGCAGCTTCTCAACAAGCTCAGCTTAGCATAGCTAGCTTCGTGTGCCTGCTAAGACGGATCTGAACTCTGAAGTGTGtcgtgttttctttttcttttccttttcctttttctcttcggTGTGTAAGTGTGTTGGCAATTA contains:
- the LOC112697153 gene encoding uncharacterized protein — encoded protein: MRYGGGRRRRMLLQPFVVLCAVVTGLGLLMLALRPMDPPITVDFPQDFEFEESNSSSLDGIGGDEDGGDDADATIGVGNAAEEGVGEKTCATVEKMGKDFSRSVGIETLRARRIVEHHFYVNGAARVRDWPPEQFCRHGFVLGKTAEAGFGNEMYKVLTAAALSIMLNRSLIIGQTRGKYPFGDYISYSNFTFTMKEIKHLWRQNNCESKYGRALVMRTDDFEKPTESNVLCSNWKQWKQPIIWFQGTTDAVAAQFFLKNIHTQMRIAASDLFGDPQVLGSRPNVFGELMRVLISPSKDVEAAVDWVIGGGENPDISLHMRMLMNRSIRAVQAALRCIKKAIESQHPTSRPKVVVVSDTPTLVKSIIANISEFAEVIHFDYENFKGSMFQGLQKADFRVKDWGPAPRWVAFVDFFLASRARYAAISGAHRRVGTTYAQLIAALAAAQNLGNNSTGSNFAFFSSFQSNLLNDGLKNQIGWGHVWNRYAGPLSCRRQPNQCAFTPLLPPAWWDGLWQSPLPRDINRLASFGIKLSAMGTVDTDSLQNHCNSKKPVVRTVKFDL